TGAAGCTGGACTTCATCAAACACCAATACCCCCACGACTGGCGGACGAAGAAACCGGTAATCTTCCGCGCAACGGAACAATGGTTTGCTTCGATCGACGGTTTCCGCGAAGCGATGCTGGAGGAGATCAAGAAGCTGAATTGGACGCCGAAGTGGGGAGAGATTCGCCTGCATAACATGATCGCCGAACGCGGCGACTGGTGTATCTCGCGGCAGCGCACCTGGGGCGTGCCGATCCCGATCTTCTACTGCCGCAGCTGCAACGAGCCCCTTGTGAACGATGCGACCATCGAGCATGTGGCGGAGATCTTCGAGCGCGAGGGCTCGAATGCGTGGTTCGACCGGGATGAGAAGGAGCTTATGCCGGAAGGCACGTTGTGTGCGAAGTGCGGACACGGCGAATTCCGCAAGGAGACGGACATCATGGACGTCTGGTTCGACTCCGGCTCGACCCATGCGGGTGTGCTTCGTACGAGAGAAGAGCTGGACTGGCCGGCGGATCTGTATCTCGAAGGTTCGGATCAATACCGCGGCTGGTTCAACTCCTCGCTGATCACCTCCGTGGCGGTTAACGGCAAAGCGCCTTACAAGGGCATCCTTAGCCACGGATTCACGCTGGATGGGGAAGGCCGCAAGATGTCCAAATCGCTGGGCAATACCATCGACCCGAACAAGGTATGCGATACGATGGGCGCGGATATCCTCCGCCTCTGGGTCAGTTCGGTGGATTACAAGGAAGATCACCGCATCTCCGATGCGATCTTGAAGCAGATCACGGAAGTATACCGGAAGATCCGCAACACGCTGCGCTTCTTCCTGGGCAATCTGAACGGCTTCGATGCGGTGAAGGATCGCGTGGCCTATGAGGATATGAATGAGCTTGACCGCTATGCGGTCATCCAGCTGAACCGCATGATCGAGCGGGTGATCGAGGCCTATGAGGCTTACGATTTCCATATCGTGTACCAAGCGATCCATCATTTCTGCGCGGTGGAGATGAGCTCCTTCTATCTGGATATCATCAAGGACCGCCTCTATGTCAGCGCACCTCATGATCCGGAGCGCAAGGCGGCGCAGACGGTGCTCTACGATGCCCTGCTTGCGATTACGAAGCTGATCGCGCCGATCCTGCCGCATACGGCGGATGAAGTGTGGAAGTACATTCCGCATACGGATCTGGTCAGCGTACAGCTCGCTGATATGCCGAAGCCGAATGCCGAGGTATTCGATGAAGAGCTGGAACGCAAATGGGCGGCCTTCCTCGATGTGCGGGAGGAAGTGTTCAAGGCACTGGAAGTGGCGCGCAAGGACAAAACAATCGGCAACTCCCTGGGCGCCAAAGTGACATTGTATCCTGCATCGCAGGAGGTTGCAGACCTGTTGGCCCGCTTCGAGCGCTTGGATACGCTGTTCATCGTCTCCCAAGTTGCGGTGCAGGCCGCAGGCGAACCGGTGCCGGCGGATGCCATGCAAGAGCGTCTTGTTGCCGTGAAAGTTGAGCCGGCAGAAGGCGAGAAATGCGAGCGCTGCTGGATCGTCACGCCGGAGGTCGGCAAACACGAGCACGCAGAGCATTCTGCCCTGTGTCCGCGCTGTGCTGATATCGTCGTGCATCACTTTGCTGGGGATTCCGAAGAAGTCTGATAGCCGTATGTAGTCCTGCTTAACAGACTACAAGCTTTTTCACTCGGACGGATGTCTGAATGAAAAAGCTTGTTTTTTTCCATGCTTATAGATAGATGCGATGAGTACGCCAGTACACCGTGTGAACATCTAGGTGCTGTTAATAATTGATTGTGGATGCAAGTGAAGGGAGCGGAACGCGTCGGGATCGGCGCCTGCAAGCTCAATAATCTTACCAAAGGGGCTGGTGACAGGTGGCTGATGCCAAACATATGAATCATTCGAGTTCTTCGAAACCTGCGAAGCAGCCGGGTTATGCGGGCGAATCCGCCTTGCGCGGGGCGGCCCCTGCGGACGCTGATGAACGGAAGGGATATCTGCAGGAGCAGCTGCAAGCCTTCATCGACGGCCTGAAGTTTAAGGAGATCGCCGAATATGTGCAGCTGATGAATCATCCCCGTAAGCTGATCATCAACAATTTCTTGTCGGGCATCGCCCGCGGCGTCGGCATCGCGATGGGGCTGTCCGTCTTCCTCGTGACGGCTCTGTATGTGCTGCGCGCCCTGGGTACCCTCAATTTGCCGATCATCGGTGATTATATCGCGGATATCGTGAAGGTCGTGCAAGCGCAGCTGGAGGGAAGGACATACTGATGGAAGTGCAAGACGGAAGTCGATGACTGCTGTCTACGGCAGTACTGTGCTCTCAGGCGGGCTATAGTTGGTCTGCGGCTAACGGCTAGGCTTCGGCTGTGCAGTTTCATCAGCTTCATCCTGCGTCAGGATCTCCAGTTCGCGGTCGCCTTCCTCGTCGGCCAGATAGCGGTAGTAGGCTTTGTTGCGCACGACGGTGACTTTATCTCCATAGAGATCCGTAGCTAAGAAACTTTCGATCGGCTCCACGTATCCTTCCTGCTCATCCTCTTCGAGGACGACATCGTCGTAATCTTCGATCTGACGATCTTCAGCCAAAGCCGGGGAGTTGGAGTTCCCCCAAGAAGCGACGATTCTCCAAGCATCTTCCCTATCGAACCCCGTATGATCCGCACCGTCCAAGCTTGTCCTGCCGAAGGGCGGCTGCATGAATTCCTCCTCGATCGGCCGCCGCTCGGATACCTCCTGTTCCGCATGCTCTATGCAATACGGAGTAGAGGGCACGGCATCCAGCCGCTCATACGGGATCTCATTGCCGCAGACGGCGCACAGGCCGTAGGTTCCCGTTTCCATGCTTGCCAGAGCGAGCATGACCTGCTCCAATCGATGTTCCCGCCTCTCCAGCAGGGCGATATCCTTGCCACGTTCGTAGATCTCGGTGGCTGTATCGCCGGGATGGTTGTCGATCATGGAGAGCTCGCCGCTTTGTTCACGCTGCGATTCAGCAAGGTCGAAGCGTTCGCCGCTGTCCAGCCACTCTTCCAACTCCTTCTTCTCTCGCAGCAATTTCTCTTTGAGATGCTGTATGCTGACCATGTTCAGATGATTCAACTGCTTCACCCCCTTCTGCGATGCATCTATAGGGTGTGCGAGGCGGCAGCCTTTGTTGCGAGGTAAATCCTTGCGAAGCAGGATGATCGCGCCGCTCCGGCTGCAATAGGGATAACATAGGTAGTGAATAACGCCTGCAGGCAGGGCGGACCTCGCCTGTTGATGCCGGCTAAGCCCTGCCGCATCACCTTAGAGCGGGCGCGAGACATGGACAGGGGTCAAAACGCTGTGATACAATTGCGGGGAAAGTTAGTCAGGCCTTGGTGAGGAGGAGACTTCGTTGGTATATTTTGTGGTTGCGGCACTCGTAGTCATCTTGGATCAGGTGAGCAAATATCTGGTCATCCATTATATGGAACTGAATGAGAACATCCCGGTGCTCGGAAATTTCTTCTCGATATACTCCCACCGCAATCGCGGCGCTGCCTTCGGCATCCTGCAGGATCAGCGCTGGTTCTTCCTCGCGGTTACGATCATCGTCGTGATCGGGATCGTCTGGTTCATGGTGCGCACGATCCGCAGCGGCAGACAGCAGAGGCTGTTCATGAGCGGGCTAGCACTGCTGCTGGGCGGAGCGGTCGGCAACTTCATCGACCGAGCGGCCACGGGAGAAGTTGTGGATTTCTTGCGTTTTCATTTTGAA
Above is a genomic segment from Insulibacter thermoxylanivorax containing:
- the lspA gene encoding signal peptidase II yields the protein MVYFVVAALVVILDQVSKYLVIHYMELNENIPVLGNFFSIYSHRNRGAAFGILQDQRWFFLAVTIIVVIGIVWFMVRTIRSGRQQRLFMSGLALLLGGAVGNFIDRAATGEVVDFLRFHFEFSLLGLDVNYTYPIFNVADMGVVIGAGLLIIDTLLSGRREKKETEA
- a CDS encoding DUF5665 domain-containing protein is translated as MADAKHMNHSSSSKPAKQPGYAGESALRGAAPADADERKGYLQEQLQAFIDGLKFKEIAEYVQLMNHPRKLIINNFLSGIARGVGIAMGLSVFLVTALYVLRALGTLNLPIIGDYIADIVKVVQAQLEGRTY
- the ileS gene encoding isoleucine--tRNA ligase, whose protein sequence is MDYSKTLNLLKTDFPMRGGLPQAEPKMQEWWKEIDIYKRVQEHRKGGPKFILHDGPPYANGDIHIGHALNKVLKDIIIRYKSMQGFDAPYVPGWDTHGLPIEQAIINSGKADRKKMSVSEFREACRQYALQWVERQKMQFQRLGVRGDWDNPYLTLTPDFEAQQIRLFGEMVKKGYIYKGLKAIYWSPSSESALAEAEIEYKEKTSPSIYVAFDIKDGKGVLPEDAAVIIWTTTPWTLPANLAVSVHPEYEYALVEAEGRKFVLAAELVESVKQAVGWEQVTELQRIKGEELEYVVCKHPFYDRDSVVILGEHVTLDAGTGCVHTAPGHGEEDFEIGAKYNLGVLCPVDEQGKFTKEAPGFEGVFYDKANKMITEMLEASGHLLKLDFIKHQYPHDWRTKKPVIFRATEQWFASIDGFREAMLEEIKKLNWTPKWGEIRLHNMIAERGDWCISRQRTWGVPIPIFYCRSCNEPLVNDATIEHVAEIFEREGSNAWFDRDEKELMPEGTLCAKCGHGEFRKETDIMDVWFDSGSTHAGVLRTREELDWPADLYLEGSDQYRGWFNSSLITSVAVNGKAPYKGILSHGFTLDGEGRKMSKSLGNTIDPNKVCDTMGADILRLWVSSVDYKEDHRISDAILKQITEVYRKIRNTLRFFLGNLNGFDAVKDRVAYEDMNELDRYAVIQLNRMIERVIEAYEAYDFHIVYQAIHHFCAVEMSSFYLDIIKDRLYVSAPHDPERKAAQTVLYDALLAITKLIAPILPHTADEVWKYIPHTDLVSVQLADMPKPNAEVFDEELERKWAAFLDVREEVFKALEVARKDKTIGNSLGAKVTLYPASQEVADLLARFERLDTLFIVSQVAVQAAGEPVPADAMQERLVAVKVEPAEGEKCERCWIVTPEVGKHEHAEHSALCPRCADIVVHHFAGDSEEV
- a CDS encoding TraR/DksA C4-type zinc finger protein, with protein sequence MNHLNMVSIQHLKEKLLREKKELEEWLDSGERFDLAESQREQSGELSMIDNHPGDTATEIYERGKDIALLERREHRLEQVMLALASMETGTYGLCAVCGNEIPYERLDAVPSTPYCIEHAEQEVSERRPIEEEFMQPPFGRTSLDGADHTGFDREDAWRIVASWGNSNSPALAEDRQIEDYDDVVLEEDEQEGYVEPIESFLATDLYGDKVTVVRNKAYYRYLADEEGDRELEILTQDEADETAQPKPSR